One part of the Xylanimonas allomyrinae genome encodes these proteins:
- a CDS encoding inorganic diphosphatase: MEFDVTIEIPKGQRNKYEVDHESGRIRLDRMLFTSTRYPDDYGFIEGTLGEDGDPLDAMVLLEEPTFPGCLIKCRALGMFRMRDEAGGDDKVLCVPLGDQRAAWRQDIDDVSDFHRLEIQHFFEVYKDLEPGKSVEGAHWVGRAEAEAEIERSFERARNAGYYQH; encoded by the coding sequence GTGGAGTTCGACGTCACGATCGAGATCCCGAAGGGACAGCGGAACAAGTACGAGGTGGACCACGAGTCAGGTCGCATCCGACTGGACCGCATGCTCTTCACCTCGACCCGCTACCCGGACGACTACGGGTTCATCGAGGGCACGCTCGGCGAGGACGGCGACCCGCTCGACGCCATGGTGCTGCTCGAGGAGCCCACGTTCCCCGGCTGCCTGATCAAGTGCCGTGCACTGGGCATGTTCCGCATGCGCGACGAGGCCGGCGGCGACGACAAGGTGCTGTGCGTCCCGCTCGGCGACCAGCGTGCCGCGTGGCGTCAGGACATCGACGACGTCTCGGACTTCCACCGCCTGGAGATCCAGCACTTCTTCGAGGTCTACAAGGACCTCGAGCCCGGCAAGTCCGTCGAGGGCGCCCACTGGGTGGGCCGCGCCGAGGCCGAGGCCGAGATCGAGCGCTCCTTCGAGCGCGCCCGCAACGCGGGCTACTACCAGCACTGA
- a CDS encoding C40 family peptidase, with protein MALACGVVLGGSSAIAAPSDDDVTAAQAAAGAAALDVAGAEQRLDTIRADLRAASDAVATAGEDYAQAQERLDQATLATQAAKADADAAAAAEQAARRQLAEAYRLDARGDGFGALSAVTGARAVGDVVAEGAARRAVERKTATSIADHANARAASRTAGARWEAARATQEEAATEAHAALARAQAAQSALQARTATAEQERDALVTRLAQLRNTSVTLERERQEARQAAADEAAAEEAQKNLTSGNGSGSSGDGAHEVSRPQTPTTPDPAPTQPAAPTPSPQPTQPAPPTPTPTPTPAPAPPTSGVSVGTAAKGQAAVAFARTKIGVMYQWGGNGNPGYDCSGLTSASWLSVGVNISRSSRSQYAQVAKISYSQLRPGDLLFYADNPSDPSTIRHVAMFTGGGNMIEAPSPGFAIRELPVRWAGDMMPYAGRP; from the coding sequence GTGGCTCTCGCGTGCGGGGTCGTGCTCGGTGGGTCAAGCGCGATCGCGGCGCCGTCTGACGACGACGTCACGGCCGCTCAGGCCGCAGCCGGCGCGGCCGCGCTCGACGTGGCCGGGGCCGAGCAGCGCCTCGACACGATCCGTGCCGACCTGAGAGCCGCCTCCGACGCTGTCGCCACCGCGGGCGAGGACTACGCCCAGGCCCAGGAGCGGCTCGACCAGGCCACGCTGGCCACCCAGGCGGCCAAGGCCGACGCCGACGCCGCCGCGGCCGCGGAGCAGGCCGCCCGCCGGCAGCTCGCCGAGGCCTACCGCCTCGACGCACGAGGCGACGGTTTCGGCGCTCTCTCCGCGGTCACCGGGGCCCGGGCCGTGGGCGACGTCGTCGCCGAAGGGGCGGCCCGACGGGCCGTCGAACGCAAGACCGCGACCTCCATCGCCGACCACGCCAACGCGCGCGCCGCCTCGCGCACGGCGGGCGCCCGCTGGGAAGCGGCACGCGCCACGCAGGAGGAGGCCGCGACCGAGGCGCACGCCGCGCTCGCCCGGGCGCAGGCCGCCCAGTCGGCGCTGCAGGCCCGCACCGCGACGGCCGAGCAGGAGCGCGACGCGCTCGTCACGCGCCTGGCGCAGCTGCGCAACACGAGCGTCACGCTCGAGCGCGAGCGTCAGGAGGCTCGCCAGGCGGCCGCCGACGAGGCAGCCGCCGAAGAGGCGCAGAAGAACCTCACGTCCGGCAACGGGTCCGGGTCGTCGGGCGACGGCGCGCACGAGGTCTCGCGGCCGCAGACGCCCACGACCCCCGACCCCGCACCGACCCAGCCGGCCGCGCCGACGCCGAGCCCGCAGCCGACCCAGCCCGCTCCGCCGACGCCCACACCCACGCCCACGCCCGCACCGGCACCGCCGACGTCCGGCGTCAGCGTCGGCACGGCAGCGAAGGGGCAGGCGGCGGTCGCGTTCGCGCGCACCAAGATCGGCGTGATGTACCAGTGGGGCGGCAACGGCAACCCCGGCTACGACTGCTCGGGCCTGACCTCCGCGTCGTGGCTGTCGGTGGGCGTGAACATCTCGCGCTCGTCGCGGTCGCAGTACGCCCAGGTGGCCAAGATCAGCTACTCCCAGCTGCGCCCCGGCGACCTGCTGTTCTACGCCGACAACCCGTCGGACCCCTCGACGATCCGCCACGTCGCGATGTTCACGGGCGGCGGGAACATGATCGAGGCGCCCAGCCCGGGCTTCGCGATCCGTGAGCTGCCCGTGCGCTGGGCGGGCGACATGATGCCCTACGCCGGGCGGCCCTGA
- the tilS gene encoding tRNA lysidine(34) synthetase TilS, with protein MGAVDPAVAAVRSAVRRDLAALGPAPGDLVLVACSGGSDSSALAAALAHEAPRVGRSVRSRAAGVRAGAVVVDHGLQAGSGAVAAAAAERCRALGLDPVLVRRVAVGREGGVEAAARTARYAAFEEAVAATGAAAVLLGHTRDDQAEQVLLGLGRGSGARSLAGMPRVRGHYRRPLLDVSRAETRAACAAERLVWWDDPTNALPAVPASGTPSGVPLRTRVRHEVLPLLEEVLGPGAVRALARSADQLRADADALDALAADLVARAAAAAAGVRGQDADGVGEPSSGACGGASGGSGPALVLDVALLGRAPSAVRRRALRLAALDVGAPAGATGSRHVDALDALVVGWRGQGVTFLPSGASAHRAYGRLFLHPGPDGAPSRQTLSSTSSSTFSSTSSSTSRRTSSHTPEE; from the coding sequence ATGGGCGCGGTCGACCCCGCCGTCGCGGCCGTGCGCTCCGCGGTGCGTCGCGACCTTGCTGCGCTCGGCCCCGCGCCCGGCGACCTCGTCCTCGTCGCATGCTCGGGCGGGTCGGACTCGTCGGCGCTCGCGGCCGCGCTCGCCCACGAGGCGCCGCGCGTGGGGCGGTCCGTCCGCTCGCGCGCGGCAGGGGTGCGGGCCGGCGCCGTCGTCGTCGACCACGGGTTGCAGGCCGGGTCCGGCGCCGTCGCCGCGGCGGCCGCGGAGCGGTGCCGTGCGCTGGGGCTCGACCCGGTGCTGGTGCGGCGGGTCGCCGTGGGGCGCGAGGGCGGCGTCGAGGCGGCTGCACGGACCGCGCGCTACGCGGCGTTCGAGGAGGCGGTCGCGGCAACGGGTGCCGCCGCCGTCCTGCTGGGCCACACGCGCGACGACCAGGCGGAACAGGTGCTGCTGGGTCTCGGGCGGGGGAGCGGGGCACGTTCGCTCGCCGGGATGCCGCGCGTGCGGGGGCACTACCGGCGTCCGCTGCTCGACGTGAGCCGGGCCGAGACGCGCGCGGCGTGCGCGGCAGAGCGGCTCGTGTGGTGGGACGACCCGACCAACGCTCTTCCCGCCGTGCCGGCATCGGGTACGCCGTCCGGGGTTCCGTTGCGCACGCGCGTGCGGCACGAGGTGCTGCCCCTGCTCGAGGAGGTGCTGGGCCCCGGGGCCGTGCGCGCGCTGGCCCGCTCGGCGGACCAGCTTCGCGCGGACGCCGACGCGCTCGACGCGCTCGCGGCGGACCTGGTGGCGCGGGCGGCGGCCGCTGCCGCGGGGGTGCGCGGGCAGGATGCCGACGGCGTCGGCGAGCCGTCGTCGGGAGCGTGCGGGGGTGCTTCCGGTGGGTCGGGGCCCGCGCTGGTGCTCGACGTCGCGCTGCTCGGCCGGGCGCCCTCCGCCGTCCGCAGGCGTGCGCTGCGCCTGGCCGCGCTCGACGTCGGTGCGCCGGCCGGCGCGACGGGCAGCCGGCATGTCGACGCCCTCGACGCGCTCGTCGTCGGATGGCGCGGTCAGGGCGTCACCTTCCTGCCGTCGGGTGCGAGCGCGCACCGGGCATATGGCAGGCTGTTCCTGCATCCCGGGCCCGACGGCGCGCCCTCTCGTCAGACCTTGAGCAGTACCTCGAGCAGTACCTTCAGCAGCACCTCCAGCAGTACCTCTCGTCGCACCTCTAGTCACACCCCCGAGGAGTAG
- a CDS encoding D-alanyl-D-alanine carboxypeptidase/D-alanyl-D-alanine-endopeptidase, translating to MGWRLRAGATAATVVALMGGYLVADAHDVVPGMLTLEPAPPAPAPFPTAPGALPGPAPSPVLHTLPDDAPAPSAADVGSLVGALAADARLGPHVGAVVVDASTGTTLAASGADSPFTPASTQKVLTAVAALSELGPTRTLETRAVLDGDRLILVGGGDMMLAAGAGDASAVNGRAGLGDLAAQAAAQVRLSGDGAIRLAVDDTLFTGPAVAPAVPPEEATMGFVAPVASLAVNVAMLGQGSWGPRAPDPAVAAAQVFAQALGEHGVSVTGGIGHAEAPDGARVVGTVSSASVGEISGWAMQHSDNTVTEVLGRLVALETGRPGSNDGATQAVLAVAGRLGVDVNGAVLVDCSGLGRGSALTPRQLADVLRLTTDPAQPRLRDVAVDLSVGALNGTLASRFGGESPARGLVRAKTGSLPGVVGLAGTVVTSDDRLLVFALLADQVETGATAGARAIFDAFVGDLARLGSA from the coding sequence ATGGGGTGGCGGCTGCGCGCTGGTGCGACCGCCGCGACCGTTGTCGCGCTCATGGGCGGCTACCTCGTCGCCGACGCGCACGACGTCGTCCCCGGCATGCTGACGCTCGAGCCCGCACCGCCCGCCCCGGCTCCGTTCCCGACCGCCCCGGGCGCGCTCCCCGGTCCCGCACCGTCCCCCGTGCTGCACACGCTGCCCGACGACGCCCCGGCCCCGTCGGCGGCCGACGTCGGCTCGCTGGTCGGCGCGCTCGCCGCGGACGCCCGGCTCGGCCCGCACGTGGGTGCGGTCGTCGTCGATGCGAGCACGGGCACCACGCTCGCCGCGTCCGGGGCCGACTCCCCGTTCACGCCCGCGTCGACGCAGAAGGTCCTGACCGCCGTCGCCGCCCTGAGCGAGCTCGGGCCGACGCGCACGCTCGAGACGCGCGCGGTGCTCGACGGCGACCGGCTGATCCTCGTCGGCGGCGGCGACATGATGCTGGCCGCCGGCGCAGGCGACGCGAGCGCCGTGAACGGGCGGGCCGGCCTCGGCGACCTCGCCGCGCAGGCCGCCGCGCAGGTCCGGCTCTCGGGGGACGGCGCGATCCGGCTCGCCGTCGACGACACGCTGTTCACCGGACCCGCGGTGGCGCCCGCCGTGCCGCCCGAGGAGGCGACCATGGGGTTCGTCGCGCCGGTCGCCTCCCTGGCGGTCAACGTCGCGATGCTCGGCCAGGGGTCGTGGGGCCCGCGCGCACCCGATCCGGCCGTGGCCGCGGCGCAGGTCTTCGCGCAGGCGCTCGGCGAGCACGGCGTCAGCGTCACGGGCGGCATCGGCCATGCGGAGGCGCCCGACGGCGCCCGTGTCGTCGGCACCGTGAGCTCGGCGAGCGTGGGCGAGATCTCGGGCTGGGCGATGCAGCACTCGGACAACACGGTCACCGAGGTGCTCGGCCGGCTGGTGGCGCTGGAGACCGGTCGGCCTGGGTCGAACGACGGGGCGACGCAAGCCGTGCTCGCCGTCGCCGGAAGGCTCGGCGTCGACGTGAACGGCGCGGTGCTCGTGGACTGCTCGGGCCTCGGGCGAGGCTCGGCGCTCACGCCACGCCAGCTCGCCGACGTCCTGCGGCTCACCACGGACCCCGCCCAGCCGCGGCTGCGTGACGTCGCCGTGGACCTGTCGGTCGGTGCGCTCAACGGCACGCTCGCATCGCGATTCGGCGGTGAGAGTCCCGCGCGCGGGCTCGTGCGCGCCAAGACGGGATCCCTGCCCGGCGTCGTCGGCCTCGCCGGGACCGTCGTGACGTCTGACGACCGGCTGCTGGTCTTCGCGCTGCTCGCCGACCAGGTCGAGACGGGGGCGACCGCGGGGGCGCGTGCCATCTTCGACGCCTTCGTGGGGGACCTCGCCCGCCTCGGCTCCGCGTGA
- a CDS encoding LLM class flavin-dependent oxidoreductase: MKLSLWPSSAEPVADILAEARAADADGWHGVWLADHYMPNTGDLSRDDGPMHEVWGLLPAVAAVTSRVRVGTLVSPTTIHHPALLAKRAATVDHVSGGRFVLGMGAGWQRNEHDAYGFELPGPRTLVDRFDEALRATRSLLDEKRTTFRGQFFDIDDAPAEPKPLQERLPILVGAKGPRMLRLTARHAQEWNTWGLPESAARVRAALLAAAEQVGRTDPLWTTTNWMLDVDGATPTAGRVATGSVAELQDLAGRYVEAGFDEFILPTWNLGATTAERQDRAARIKADVFGPVLDG, from the coding sequence GTGAAGCTCTCGCTGTGGCCCAGCTCGGCCGAGCCCGTCGCCGACATCCTCGCCGAGGCCCGGGCCGCCGACGCCGACGGCTGGCACGGCGTCTGGCTCGCCGACCACTACATGCCCAACACGGGCGACCTGTCGCGCGACGACGGCCCGATGCACGAGGTGTGGGGCCTCCTGCCGGCCGTCGCCGCGGTGACGTCGCGCGTACGCGTGGGCACGCTGGTCAGCCCGACGACGATCCACCACCCCGCGCTGCTCGCCAAGCGGGCCGCGACCGTCGACCACGTGAGCGGCGGACGGTTCGTGCTGGGCATGGGCGCCGGGTGGCAGCGCAACGAGCACGACGCCTATGGGTTCGAGCTGCCCGGCCCGCGCACCCTCGTGGACCGGTTCGACGAGGCGCTGCGGGCCACCCGCTCGCTGCTCGACGAGAAGCGCACCACGTTCCGCGGCCAGTTCTTCGACATCGACGACGCCCCAGCCGAGCCCAAGCCGCTCCAGGAGCGGCTGCCGATCCTCGTGGGCGCCAAGGGACCGCGGATGCTGCGGCTGACCGCCCGGCACGCCCAGGAGTGGAACACCTGGGGACTGCCCGAGAGTGCGGCACGCGTGCGCGCCGCACTGCTCGCGGCCGCCGAGCAGGTGGGCCGCACCGACCCGCTGTGGACGACGACGAACTGGATGCTCGACGTCGACGGCGCGACACCGACGGCCGGCCGCGTCGCGACGGGCTCGGTCGCCGAGCTCCAGGACCTCGCGGGCCGCTACGTCGAGGCCGGTTTCGACGAGTTCATCCTGCCGACGTGGAACCTCGGGGCGACGACGGCGGAACGTCAGGACCGCGCAGCCCGCATCAAGGCCGACGTCTTCGGACCGGTCCTCGACGGCTGA
- the ftsH gene encoding ATP-dependent zinc metalloprotease FtsH, translated as MNTKKILSGPLVWVVVGVAILGLAMFTLTRSGTSRIETYQGIALLGSGTVEHALVVDGDQRVELRLSKDFVSGSGDSERNHGKSVEFFYVEPQGPAIVDAIQSANPPEGFDSRVPQPSLLSSILGLVIPFAILGVIFWFFVSRMQGGGNRVMGFGKSRAKLISKDTPQVTFVDVAGADEAVEELHEIKDFLADPTKFQAVGAKIPKGVLLYGPPGTGKTLLARAVAGEAGVPFYSISGSDFVEMFVGVGASRVRDLFEQAKQNSPAIIFVDEIDAVGRHRGAGMGGGHDEREQTLNQLLVEMDGFDVKTNVILIAATNRPDILDPALLRPGRFDRQIAVEAPDLKGREAILQVHAKGKPMVPAVDLAAVARRTPGFTGADLANVLNEAALLTARSGAQLIDDRALDEAIDRVVAGPQKRTRVMNVKEQKITAYHEGGHALVAAAMRYTDPVTKVTILPRGRALGYTMVMPLEDKYSTTRNELLDQLAYAMGGRVAEEIVFHDPTTGASNDIEKASAIARKMVTEYGMSEKVGAIKLGTGAGEPFLGRDYGHQRDYSEAVAGTVDHEVRKLIESAHDEAWEVLTQYRDVLDELVLRLLEKETLNQHELAEVFAPVVKREARDVWLSSEQRTVHTRGPVLTAAERNGHSQPVVPQDEAVTDGGEVPARPGGEVAE; from the coding sequence ATGAACACCAAGAAGATCCTCAGTGGCCCGCTCGTCTGGGTCGTGGTCGGAGTCGCCATCCTCGGACTGGCGATGTTCACGCTCACGCGCTCCGGCACCTCACGCATCGAGACGTACCAGGGCATCGCGCTGCTGGGCAGCGGCACGGTGGAGCACGCGCTCGTCGTCGACGGCGACCAACGGGTCGAGCTCAGGCTGAGCAAGGACTTCGTGAGCGGGTCGGGTGACAGCGAGCGCAACCACGGCAAGTCGGTCGAGTTCTTCTACGTCGAGCCGCAGGGCCCGGCGATCGTCGACGCGATCCAGTCCGCCAACCCACCCGAGGGCTTCGACTCGCGCGTGCCGCAGCCGAGCCTGCTGTCGTCGATCCTCGGCCTGGTCATCCCGTTCGCCATCCTCGGCGTGATCTTCTGGTTCTTCGTCTCGCGCATGCAGGGCGGCGGCAACCGGGTCATGGGCTTCGGCAAGTCGCGCGCCAAGCTCATCTCGAAGGACACCCCTCAGGTGACGTTCGTCGACGTCGCGGGCGCGGACGAGGCGGTCGAGGAGCTGCACGAGATCAAGGACTTCCTCGCCGACCCGACCAAGTTCCAGGCCGTGGGCGCCAAGATCCCCAAGGGCGTGCTGCTGTACGGCCCGCCCGGTACCGGCAAGACGCTGCTCGCGCGCGCCGTCGCGGGCGAGGCTGGCGTGCCGTTCTACTCGATCTCCGGGTCCGACTTCGTCGAGATGTTCGTCGGTGTCGGCGCCAGCCGCGTGCGCGACCTGTTCGAGCAGGCCAAGCAGAACTCGCCGGCCATCATCTTCGTCGACGAGATCGACGCCGTCGGCCGCCACCGCGGCGCGGGCATGGGCGGCGGGCACGACGAGCGCGAGCAGACGCTCAACCAGCTCCTCGTGGAGATGGACGGATTCGACGTCAAGACGAACGTCATCCTCATCGCGGCCACCAACCGGCCCGACATCCTCGACCCCGCGCTGCTGCGTCCGGGCCGCTTCGACCGGCAGATCGCCGTCGAGGCGCCGGACCTCAAGGGCCGCGAGGCGATCCTCCAGGTGCACGCCAAGGGCAAGCCCATGGTCCCGGCCGTCGACCTGGCGGCCGTCGCGCGCCGCACCCCGGGGTTCACGGGCGCCGACCTGGCCAACGTGCTCAACGAGGCCGCGCTGCTGACGGCGCGCTCGGGCGCCCAGCTCATCGACGACCGCGCCCTGGACGAGGCGATCGACCGCGTCGTCGCCGGCCCGCAGAAGCGCACGCGCGTCATGAACGTCAAGGAGCAGAAGATCACCGCCTACCACGAGGGCGGGCACGCCCTGGTCGCGGCGGCGATGCGCTACACCGACCCGGTCACCAAGGTGACGATCCTCCCGCGCGGGCGTGCGCTCGGCTACACCATGGTCATGCCGCTGGAGGACAAGTACTCGACGACGCGCAACGAGCTGCTCGACCAGCTCGCGTACGCGATGGGCGGGCGGGTCGCCGAGGAGATCGTGTTCCACGACCCCACCACGGGCGCCAGCAACGACATCGAGAAGGCGAGCGCGATCGCCCGCAAGATGGTCACCGAGTACGGCATGAGCGAGAAGGTCGGCGCGATCAAGCTCGGCACGGGCGCCGGGGAGCCGTTCCTGGGCCGCGACTACGGTCACCAGCGCGACTACTCCGAGGCCGTGGCGGGCACCGTCGACCACGAGGTGCGCAAGCTCATCGAGTCCGCGCACGACGAGGCGTGGGAGGTGCTGACCCAGTACCGCGACGTGCTCGACGAGTTGGTGCTGCGCCTGCTCGAGAAGGAGACGCTCAACCAGCACGAGCTGGCCGAGGTCTTCGCGCCCGTCGTCAAGCGCGAGGCCCGCGACGTCTGGCTCTCCAGCGAGCAGCGCACGGTCCACACCCGGGGCCCCGTGCTGACGGCCGCGGAGCGCAACGGCCACTCCCAGCCCGTGGTCCCGCAGGACGAGGCCGTGACGGACGGCGGCGAGGTGCCGGCGCGGCCCGGCGGCGAGGTCGCGGAGTGA
- the hpt gene encoding hypoxanthine phosphoribosyltransferase, which yields MDQSDVSGDIASILLTEEQLGAKLDELAAQIDKDYAGKDLLLVGVLKGAVMVMADLSRRLHTKAEMDWMAVSSYGSGTKSSGVVRILKDLDTDLTGRNVLIVEDIIDSGLTLSWLVANLRSRGPASVEIAAALRKPDAAKVDVDVRYVGFDIPNEFVVGYGLDYAERYRNLPFVATLAPHVYS from the coding sequence GTGGACCAGTCGGACGTCTCCGGCGACATCGCCAGCATCCTGCTCACGGAGGAGCAGCTGGGCGCCAAGCTCGACGAGCTGGCAGCCCAGATCGACAAGGACTACGCGGGCAAGGACCTGCTCCTGGTCGGCGTCCTCAAGGGTGCGGTCATGGTCATGGCCGACCTGTCGCGGCGCCTGCACACGAAGGCCGAGATGGACTGGATGGCCGTCTCGAGCTACGGCTCGGGGACGAAGTCGTCGGGTGTGGTGCGCATCCTCAAGGACCTGGACACGGACCTGACGGGACGCAACGTGCTGATCGTCGAGGACATCATCGACTCGGGTCTGACGCTGTCGTGGCTCGTGGCGAACCTGCGTTCGCGCGGCCCGGCGTCGGTCGAGATCGCGGCCGCGCTGCGCAAGCCCGACGCCGCGAAGGTCGACGTCGACGTCAGGTACGTCGGGTTCGACATCCCCAACGAGTTCGTCGTGGGCTACGGCCTCGACTATGCCGAGCGGTACCGCAACCTGCCGTTCGTCGCGACGCTGGCGCCGCACGTCTACTCCTGA
- a CDS encoding zinc-binding dehydrogenase, translating into MLAAVIHGARDVRVQERPEPALRTPHDAVVRVVAACVCGSDLWPYRGVTPTHAPHPIGHEMVGVVEALGDQVTSAQVGDFVILPFSLSCGQCQACRAGFPAVCDVVTFFGSTDRDGHPVDGAQGERVRVPLAQHSLFPVGQSEEEVEARGLVPHLLALADVMSTGMHAATAARVEPGDVVAVVGDGAVGLSGVIAARLRGAGRVIAMSRHADRAALARGFGATDVVAERGDDAPGAIRALLEGDLADAALECVGTKESMAQALSVVRGGGRVGFVGVPNGGPELPMRELFARNLTVGGGMASARRYMEELLPLVLSGQITPGDVFDLTLPLSEIPQAYAAMDERRATKVLVRP; encoded by the coding sequence ATGCTTGCTGCAGTCATTCATGGGGCGCGCGACGTGCGCGTCCAGGAGCGTCCCGAGCCCGCGCTCCGTACCCCCCACGACGCCGTGGTGCGGGTCGTCGCGGCCTGCGTGTGCGGGTCCGACCTGTGGCCCTACCGGGGTGTCACACCCACGCACGCGCCGCACCCCATCGGGCACGAGATGGTCGGGGTCGTCGAGGCCCTGGGCGACCAGGTCACCTCGGCACAGGTCGGCGACTTCGTCATCCTCCCGTTCTCGCTGAGCTGCGGGCAGTGCCAGGCGTGCCGTGCCGGGTTTCCGGCCGTGTGCGACGTCGTCACGTTCTTCGGCTCGACGGACCGGGACGGTCATCCCGTGGACGGCGCGCAGGGCGAGCGCGTGCGCGTCCCGCTCGCGCAGCACTCGCTGTTCCCTGTCGGACAGAGCGAGGAGGAGGTCGAGGCGCGCGGCCTCGTCCCGCACCTCCTGGCGCTGGCCGACGTCATGTCCACCGGCATGCACGCCGCCACGGCCGCGCGGGTCGAGCCGGGCGACGTCGTCGCCGTCGTCGGCGACGGGGCCGTCGGGCTCTCGGGCGTGATCGCCGCGCGGCTGCGCGGAGCCGGCCGTGTCATCGCGATGAGCCGCCACGCCGACCGCGCGGCGCTGGCCCGCGGGTTCGGCGCGACCGACGTCGTCGCCGAGCGCGGAGACGACGCCCCCGGGGCGATCCGCGCGCTGCTCGAGGGCGACCTCGCGGACGCCGCCCTCGAGTGCGTCGGCACGAAGGAGTCGATGGCGCAGGCGCTGTCGGTCGTGCGCGGCGGCGGGCGTGTCGGCTTCGTGGGCGTCCCCAACGGGGGCCCCGAGCTGCCGATGCGCGAGCTGTTCGCGCGCAACCTCACGGTGGGCGGCGGCATGGCCTCGGCCCGGCGCTACATGGAGGAGCTGCTGCCGCTCGTCCTGTCCGGGCAGATCACGCCGGGCGACGTCTTCGACCTCACGCTGCCGCTGAGCGAGATTCCCCAGGCGTACGCGGCGATGGACGAGCGCCGCGCGACCAAGGTGCTGGTGCGCCCGTGA
- a CDS encoding zinc-dependent metalloprotease — protein sequence MTRTSLPPVVDWPAAAEIAGRLAPPGPRASRGELQDLVGGLREAAGDATEHVLATTRMTPAGGVRRVAGGPRDGAAQLGSVLVVDRARWALANTEVMASMTEPLAAALDDAGSAPSQTSRMGGAVEVGGLLAVLAPRVLGQFDPYARLALPTPPDPSDPAHVPGAPARPASHDESGGAGRLLLVAPNMLHAERAMGVTPHDFRLWVCLHEQTHALQFAAAPWLAEHLRGRVGGLLQDITRTALDLSRAPLLDKVAAVGRGVADVVTGPFREGGRAPFERMLSPAQKDEMAEITAVMALLEGHADVMMDAVGPRVVPTVRQIRARFDKRRDGEGAPRLDLVLRRLLGMDAKLAQYRDGVSFVRAVEREVGRDGLNAVWTSVQALPTAREIADPRAWVRRVHG from the coding sequence GTGACCCGCACCAGCCTGCCGCCCGTCGTCGACTGGCCCGCGGCCGCCGAGATCGCAGGACGGCTCGCCCCGCCCGGCCCGCGCGCGAGCCGCGGCGAGCTCCAGGACCTCGTCGGCGGGCTGCGCGAGGCCGCGGGCGACGCCACCGAGCACGTGCTGGCCACGACACGCATGACCCCGGCCGGGGGCGTGCGCCGCGTCGCGGGAGGCCCGCGCGACGGCGCAGCCCAGCTCGGATCCGTGCTGGTGGTCGACCGGGCCCGCTGGGCCCTCGCGAACACCGAGGTCATGGCGTCCATGACGGAGCCCCTCGCGGCCGCCCTGGACGACGCCGGCTCCGCACCGTCACAGACCTCCCGCATGGGCGGAGCCGTCGAGGTCGGCGGCCTGCTCGCGGTGCTCGCCCCGCGCGTGCTCGGACAGTTCGACCCCTACGCGCGGCTCGCCCTGCCGACGCCGCCGGACCCGAGCGACCCGGCGCACGTACCCGGCGCGCCCGCCCGGCCCGCGTCGCACGACGAGTCCGGTGGCGCCGGCCGCCTGCTGCTCGTCGCGCCCAACATGCTGCACGCCGAGCGTGCGATGGGCGTGACGCCGCACGACTTCCGCCTGTGGGTCTGCCTGCACGAGCAGACGCACGCCCTGCAGTTCGCCGCCGCTCCGTGGCTCGCCGAGCACCTGCGCGGCCGCGTCGGCGGACTCCTGCAGGACATCACGCGGACGGCCCTGGACCTGAGCAGGGCACCCCTCCTGGACAAGGTCGCTGCCGTCGGCCGCGGCGTCGCCGACGTCGTCACCGGGCCGTTCCGCGAGGGTGGCCGTGCCCCGTTCGAGCGCATGCTCAGCCCCGCCCAGAAAGACGAGATGGCCGAGATCACCGCGGTCATGGCCCTGCTCGAAGGGCACGCCGACGTCATGATGGACGCCGTCGGGCCGCGCGTGGTCCCGACCGTGCGGCAGATCCGCGCACGGTTCGACAAGCGCCGCGACGGCGAGGGCGCCCCGCGCCTCGACCTCGTGCTGCGCCGCCTGCTCGGCATGGACGCCAAGCTCGCGCAGTACCGCGACGGCGTGTCGTTCGTCCGGGCCGTGGAGCGCGAGGTGGGGCGCGACGGCCTCAACGCCGTCTGGACCTCGGTGCAGGCGCTGCCGACGGCACGCGAGATCGCCGACCCGCGAGCCTGGGTGCGTCGCGTCCACGGCTGA